A section of the Veillonella criceti genome encodes:
- the purN gene encoding phosphoribosylglycinamide formyltransferase: MNSLTKRIAIFASGRGSNAAALYEAIQAGTIQAQVVVVLSDHQEVPVLGRAAEWGVPSVVVERKAYASKEAFEEAMLAAIAPYEPEAIVLAGYMRLLGPTFIKPYEHKILNIHPALLPSFPGLHAQGQAVAAGVKVSGCTVHFVDTGMDSGPIIMQAVVPVYADDTEDTLAARILPEEHKIYKKALALFCEDRLTIKNHIVHIED, from the coding sequence GTGAATTCGTTGACTAAGCGAATTGCCATTTTTGCAAGTGGTCGTGGTTCGAATGCAGCTGCTTTATATGAAGCCATTCAAGCAGGGACGATTCAGGCGCAAGTAGTGGTTGTGTTAAGCGATCATCAAGAGGTACCTGTGTTAGGACGAGCGGCTGAATGGGGTGTGCCCTCTGTTGTTGTAGAACGTAAAGCCTATGCGAGTAAAGAGGCTTTTGAAGAAGCTATGTTAGCAGCTATTGCACCTTATGAACCAGAAGCGATTGTATTGGCTGGTTATATGCGCTTGTTAGGGCCTACGTTTATTAAGCCGTATGAACATAAGATTTTAAATATTCACCCCGCCTTATTACCTTCTTTTCCTGGGTTGCATGCGCAGGGGCAGGCTGTAGCAGCGGGTGTAAAGGTAAGTGGCTGTACGGTTCACTTTGTTGATACGGGTATGGACTCAGGGCCGATTATTATGCAAGCTGTGGTACCAGTTTATGCGGATGATACCGAAGATACCTTAGCAGCGCGTATTCTTCCAGAAGAACATAAAATATATAAAAAAGCATTGGCCCTCTTTTGTGAGGACAGATTAACGATTAAGAATCATATTGTGCACATTGAGGACTAG
- the purH gene encoding bifunctional phosphoribosylaminoimidazolecarboxamide formyltransferase/IMP cyclohydrolase: MIKNALISVSDKTGVVEFAKSLADLGVTIYSTGGTFRAIADAGVAVHQVEELTQFPEMMDGRVKTLHPMVHGGILAVRDNAEHVKAMNDHGIQPLDLVVVNLYPFRETIAKLNVALEEAIENIDIGGPTMVRSAAKNNAYVGIVVNPERYDEVIARLKADGDLGREFRFALAKEAFAHTAAYDTAIANYFSEQLGQTPFPPEYLQAYEKVTDLRYGENPHQKAAFYKEIGAATGMGAMKQLHGKDLSYNNIVDMEAAWNMVWEFEEPAACIIKHTNPCGAATGATLQEAYVKAYEADSVSAFGGIVALNRDVDEATATEMSKLFLEVIMAPKFSAKALTILEAKKNIRLIELEKPASDQVVVKKVSGGLLVQTEDDLQEDETSYTVVTKVQPTEEQWQALRFAWKLVKHVKSNAILIAKDNQTLGVGAGQMNRVGAAKIALEEAGENAQGAVLASDAFFPFGDTVATAATHGITAIIQPGGSIRDEESIAKADEAGIAMIFTHVRHFKH, translated from the coding sequence ATGATTAAAAATGCACTCATTAGTGTATCCGATAAAACAGGTGTTGTTGAATTTGCGAAATCTTTGGCTGACTTAGGCGTAACGATTTACTCTACTGGTGGTACATTTCGCGCAATAGCTGATGCTGGTGTGGCAGTACATCAAGTAGAAGAGTTAACACAATTTCCTGAAATGATGGATGGTCGTGTTAAAACGTTGCATCCTATGGTTCATGGTGGCATTTTGGCCGTACGTGATAATGCGGAACATGTAAAAGCTATGAATGACCATGGTATTCAACCATTAGATTTAGTGGTCGTTAATTTATATCCATTCCGTGAAACGATTGCTAAACTTAATGTTGCTTTAGAAGAAGCCATTGAAAACATTGATATTGGTGGCCCTACCATGGTTCGCTCGGCGGCTAAAAATAATGCCTATGTAGGGATTGTAGTCAATCCTGAACGCTATGATGAAGTGATTGCTCGTTTGAAGGCCGATGGTGATTTAGGCCGTGAATTCCGGTTTGCTTTAGCGAAAGAAGCCTTTGCACATACAGCGGCTTATGATACAGCCATCGCTAATTATTTTAGTGAACAATTAGGGCAGACGCCATTTCCACCAGAATATTTACAGGCTTATGAAAAAGTAACGGACCTTCGCTATGGTGAAAATCCACATCAAAAAGCAGCTTTTTATAAAGAAATTGGGGCAGCCACTGGCATGGGGGCCATGAAACAACTTCATGGCAAAGACTTATCCTATAACAATATTGTAGATATGGAAGCGGCTTGGAATATGGTTTGGGAATTTGAAGAGCCGGCTGCTTGTATCATTAAGCATACAAACCCTTGTGGGGCCGCTACGGGCGCAACCTTGCAAGAGGCATATGTAAAAGCCTATGAAGCTGATTCCGTATCAGCCTTTGGCGGTATTGTGGCACTTAATCGAGACGTAGACGAAGCTACGGCAACGGAAATGAGTAAACTTTTCTTGGAAGTGATTATGGCGCCTAAATTCTCAGCTAAAGCGTTAACTATTTTGGAAGCCAAGAAAAATATTCGTCTTATTGAATTAGAAAAACCAGCGTCCGATCAAGTAGTCGTAAAAAAAGTATCTGGTGGCCTATTAGTGCAGACAGAAGATGATTTACAAGAAGATGAAACTTCATATACGGTGGTTACTAAAGTACAACCCACTGAGGAGCAGTGGCAAGCGCTTCGCTTTGCTTGGAAATTGGTTAAACATGTAAAGTCTAATGCCATTTTAATTGCTAAAGATAACCAAACCTTAGGCGTTGGCGCCGGTCAGATGAATCGTGTAGGGGCGGCCAAAATTGCGCTTGAAGAAGCTGGTGAAAACGCACAAGGGGCAGTACTTGCATCTGATGCTTTCTTCCCATTTGGAGATACTGTGGCTACGGCTGCAACCCATGGTATTACGGCGATTATTCAACCAGGTGGTTCTATTCGTGATGAAGAGTCAATTGCTAAGGCTGATGAAGCAGGCATTGCTATGATATTCACGCATGTACGTCATTTTAAACACTAA
- the purD gene encoding phosphoribosylamine--glycine ligase → MKVCVIGSGGREHTLAWKLAQSASVSSVYALPGSKAMEDVATCVALDWQKFDEVVAFVQKENIDLVVIGPEAPLVAGLADAVRAVGIAVFGPSKAAAQLEGSKVFAKDLMQKYNIPTAAYGVFSEVTKAKEFIAKTGAPIVIKADGLAAGKGVVVAMTEAEANAAVEDMLSANRFGDAGHTVVIEEFMAGEEASLLAFVDGTTVVPMISSQDHKRIFDGDKGPNTGGMGTYAPAPVMTEDLLKEAYDTILVPMVAAMKAEGMPYVGCLYAGLMITPEGPKVVEFNARFGDPETQVVLPLLKGDLGTIMLACAKGELDSHMVEWHKGSAACVILASQGYPESAHKGDVITGDLSFTEDTLVFHSGTAFVEDHFETAGGRVLGVVGLGKDLQSALDVAYQRVGRIQFEGSQHRTDIGQKAFAHLV, encoded by the coding sequence ATGAAAGTTTGCGTAATTGGATCAGGTGGTCGTGAACATACGTTAGCCTGGAAGTTGGCTCAGAGCGCATCGGTTAGCTCTGTCTATGCATTACCTGGTAGTAAGGCTATGGAAGATGTAGCGACTTGTGTAGCTTTAGATTGGCAAAAATTTGATGAAGTGGTTGCGTTTGTGCAAAAAGAAAACATAGATCTTGTAGTGATAGGCCCAGAAGCTCCGTTAGTAGCAGGTTTAGCTGATGCAGTGCGGGCTGTTGGGATTGCTGTGTTTGGACCATCTAAAGCAGCGGCACAATTAGAAGGGTCTAAAGTGTTTGCTAAGGATTTGATGCAAAAATATAATATTCCAACGGCGGCGTATGGTGTTTTTTCAGAAGTAACAAAAGCTAAAGAATTTATCGCTAAGACAGGGGCACCTATTGTTATTAAGGCAGATGGGTTAGCAGCTGGTAAGGGTGTTGTTGTAGCGATGACGGAGGCAGAGGCTAATGCTGCCGTAGAAGATATGCTTTCAGCAAATCGTTTTGGTGATGCTGGTCATACCGTAGTCATTGAAGAGTTTATGGCGGGGGAGGAAGCATCTCTCTTGGCATTTGTAGATGGCACAACAGTAGTCCCTATGATTTCCTCGCAGGACCATAAGCGTATTTTCGATGGCGATAAAGGCCCTAATACAGGCGGTATGGGTACCTATGCTCCCGCGCCTGTTATGACAGAGGATCTTCTCAAAGAGGCCTATGATACAATTTTAGTGCCTATGGTAGCTGCTATGAAAGCAGAAGGTATGCCATATGTAGGCTGCCTATATGCCGGTCTCATGATTACGCCAGAAGGACCTAAAGTGGTAGAATTTAATGCTCGTTTTGGTGATCCTGAAACGCAAGTAGTCTTGCCTTTACTAAAGGGGGATTTAGGGACCATCATGTTAGCTTGTGCTAAGGGGGAATTAGATTCTCATATGGTAGAGTGGCATAAAGGGAGTGCTGCTTGTGTTATTTTAGCCTCTCAAGGTTATCCTGAAAGCGCTCACAAGGGGGACGTTATTACTGGTGATTTAAGTTTTACTGAAGATACCTTAGTGTTCCATTCGGGGACAGCTTTTGTTGAGGATCATTTTGAAACCGCCGGTGGTCGTGTATTGGGAGTCGTTGGCCTTGGTAAAGACTTACAAAGCGCTCTTGATGTAGCCTATCAGCGAGTAGGTCGCATTCAGTTTGAAGGTAGCCAGCATCGCACTGACATTGGACAAAAGGCATTTGCTCATTTAGTTTAA
- a CDS encoding helix-turn-helix domain-containing protein, giving the protein MALYKNLKRVRMRTGKSQLEVANSVGISNAALSNYETGYREPDLETLKQLAVYYGVSLDELAEVKPSLPPVYDLWAVIKNKEVAFNGKQYALKPSQRQQLRKQLAAFFEKYDPVVEKTKK; this is encoded by the coding sequence ATGGCGTTATATAAAAATCTTAAACGAGTTCGTATGAGGACCGGTAAAAGTCAATTGGAAGTAGCTAATAGTGTAGGTATTAGTAATGCTGCTCTATCTAATTATGAAACTGGCTACCGTGAGCCTGACTTAGAAACGTTAAAGCAATTAGCCGTATATTATGGTGTGTCCTTAGATGAATTGGCTGAGGTCAAACCTAGTTTGCCTCCAGTCTACGACTTATGGGCTGTTATCAAAAACAAGGAAGTTGCCTTTAATGGTAAACAGTATGCCTTGAAGCCTTCACAGCGGCAACAATTGCGCAAACAATTGGCTGCATTTTTTGAGAAATACGACCCTGTAGTCGAAAAAACAAAGAAGTAA
- a CDS encoding metal-dependent hydrolase: MAVTLTYYGHSTFLLSNGEVSIVCDPFFNGNTWEIAKPEDIKCQYIFVSHGHGDHYGDADTIGKANDALLISTAEVAHKAESAGLKAHAMHLGGKFDFEFGSVRLTPAFHGAGIPGGHAAGGIFNFYGKTIYFAGDTAFFSDMQYLNRFGDIDYALLPIGDNFTMGVEDALLAASLIKAKVTIPIHYKTWPVIDKDPHDYVKQLEATHKLKGLVVDPGTTITL; the protein is encoded by the coding sequence ATGGCAGTAACATTAACCTATTATGGTCACTCTACCTTTTTACTCAGCAATGGCGAAGTTTCTATTGTATGCGATCCTTTTTTCAATGGTAATACTTGGGAGATTGCTAAACCCGAAGATATTAAGTGCCAATATATTTTTGTCAGCCACGGCCATGGCGATCATTATGGTGATGCCGATACTATCGGTAAAGCCAATGATGCATTACTCATTTCTACAGCAGAAGTCGCACACAAAGCAGAATCAGCAGGTTTAAAAGCCCATGCTATGCATCTAGGGGGCAAGTTTGATTTCGAATTTGGTTCTGTCCGTCTTACCCCTGCCTTTCATGGTGCCGGTATTCCAGGGGGCCATGCAGCGGGTGGCATTTTTAACTTCTACGGCAAAACAATCTACTTTGCGGGAGATACGGCCTTCTTTAGTGATATGCAATATTTAAATCGCTTTGGCGATATTGATTATGCCTTATTACCTATTGGTGATAATTTCACAATGGGCGTTGAAGATGCGCTATTAGCAGCCTCTCTAATCAAAGCCAAAGTTACAATTCCTATTCACTATAAAACTTGGCCTGTTATCGACAAAGATCCGCATGACTATGTGAAACAATTAGAAGCTACCCATAAATTAAAAGGACTTGTGGTAGATCCAGGTACTACAATTACCTTATAA
- the moaC gene encoding cyclic pyranopterin monophosphate synthase MoaC has protein sequence MELTHFDEAGNARMVDVSDKAVTTRVAVAEGFITVNEEIYKRIAAGTMKKGDVLSVAQLAAIMGAKQTSNLIPLCHPLSLSKVAVICELEPTKQAVRIEATVKTTGQTGVEMEALTAVQVGLLTVYDMCKAIDKSMVMGPVYLLEKSGGKSGHFVNTSVKTV, from the coding sequence ATGGAACTAACACATTTTGATGAAGCGGGTAATGCGCGTATGGTAGATGTCAGTGATAAAGCGGTAACAACGCGTGTGGCTGTAGCAGAAGGATTCATTACGGTTAATGAAGAGATTTATAAACGGATTGCAGCAGGGACAATGAAAAAAGGGGACGTGTTAAGTGTTGCTCAGTTAGCGGCGATAATGGGTGCCAAGCAAACATCTAATCTAATCCCTTTGTGTCATCCTTTAAGTTTGAGTAAAGTGGCTGTGATTTGTGAATTAGAGCCAACTAAACAAGCCGTTAGAATTGAAGCGACGGTTAAAACAACAGGACAAACTGGAGTAGAAATGGAAGCGCTTACCGCTGTGCAGGTGGGATTACTCACTGTATATGATATGTGTAAGGCTATTGATAAAAGCATGGTTATGGGGCCAGTCTATTTACTTGAAAAGTCGGGGGGCAAGAGTGGTCATTTTGTGAATACTTCAGTTAAAACCGTGTAA
- the trmL gene encoding tRNA (uridine(34)/cytosine(34)/5-carboxymethylaminomethyluridine(34)-2'-O)-methyltransferase TrmL yields the protein MEIVLVEPEIPGNTGNIARLCAANHMTLHLVKPLGFKLEDKYLKRAGLDYWHLVDVQVHENLQEVYDKYPDRRYFYATTKAKHTYAEVKYEIGDMLVFGKETKGLPEELLAANYEQTIRIPMIEEARSLNLSNSVAIIAYEAMRQLNFPDLKNLGHLTMKGGN from the coding sequence ATGGAAATAGTATTAGTAGAACCAGAAATTCCTGGTAATACAGGAAATATTGCTCGTCTTTGCGCAGCTAATCATATGACACTTCACTTGGTAAAACCCTTAGGGTTTAAGTTAGAAGATAAGTATTTGAAACGAGCTGGTCTTGATTATTGGCATTTAGTGGATGTGCAAGTGCATGAAAACTTGCAAGAAGTATATGATAAATATCCAGACCGTCGCTATTTTTATGCTACAACGAAAGCAAAACATACCTATGCGGAAGTAAAATATGAGATTGGGGATATGCTAGTGTTTGGTAAGGAAACAAAAGGCTTACCAGAAGAATTATTAGCAGCAAATTATGAGCAAACCATTCGCATTCCTATGATTGAAGAAGCCCGTTCTTTGAACTTATCCAATTCAGTAGCCATTATTGCCTATGAAGCAATGCGGCAATTGAATTTTCCAGATTTAAAAAATTTAGGTCATTTAACAATGAAAGGTGGTAATTAA
- a CDS encoding YlbF family regulator: MNYDKAYELQKAMRESEEYKALMEAQAAVESDATAKGLIEQFLMQQMQWEYAKMAEAPEAEEIGKKLEELMPMIQANSGAQSYLQAHVRWTQVSNDVYRIISEPITEGMKILEKAKQ; the protein is encoded by the coding sequence ATGAATTACGACAAAGCGTATGAATTACAAAAAGCAATGCGTGAGAGCGAAGAGTACAAAGCATTGATGGAAGCGCAAGCGGCTGTTGAAAGTGATGCAACAGCTAAAGGTTTAATTGAACAATTTTTGATGCAACAGATGCAGTGGGAATATGCCAAGATGGCTGAAGCGCCTGAAGCTGAAGAAATTGGCAAAAAATTAGAAGAATTAATGCCGATGATTCAAGCTAATTCTGGTGCGCAAAGTTATTTGCAGGCCCATGTACGTTGGACGCAAGTATCCAATGATGTATATCGTATCATTAGTGAACCTATTACAGAAGGAATGAAAATTCTTGAAAAAGCTAAACAGTAA
- the murB gene encoding UDP-N-acetylmuramate dehydrogenase, translating into MKKLNSNLQALYADLQHIVPASAVCCEESLAAHTTFKIGGPADIFVTPQTMHELSQVLAAIHKAQVPLTVLGSGSNVLVLDGGIRGVVLSLSEMKETMAAIGSVLTVSAGYMLKDASQFAYAAGLTGLEFAIGIPGTLGGAVFMNAGAYGGEMCQVVTKVRAVDVTGHINEYTAEELAFDYRHSRFHESHEIIGEVDITLKTGDKDAILEMMEDLTQRRESKQPLEYASAGSTFKRPPGYFAGTLIEQTGLKGLAVGDAEVSQKHAGFVINKGCASAKDVLNLIHSVQARVAEAHGVNLETEVRIIGEE; encoded by the coding sequence TTGAAAAAGCTAAACAGTAATTTACAAGCGCTTTATGCCGATTTACAGCATATTGTACCGGCATCTGCTGTATGCTGTGAAGAATCACTAGCAGCTCATACAACGTTTAAAATTGGTGGACCTGCGGATATCTTTGTAACACCACAGACCATGCATGAGTTAAGCCAAGTGTTAGCGGCAATTCATAAAGCACAAGTACCATTGACAGTATTAGGCAGTGGCTCTAATGTGCTCGTATTAGATGGTGGCATTCGTGGGGTTGTATTATCTCTTAGTGAGATGAAAGAAACAATGGCGGCCATTGGTAGTGTTTTGACGGTTAGTGCTGGTTATATGTTAAAAGATGCCTCTCAGTTTGCCTATGCAGCCGGGTTAACAGGTTTAGAGTTTGCTATTGGCATTCCAGGCACCTTAGGGGGCGCCGTTTTCATGAATGCTGGTGCTTATGGTGGCGAGATGTGTCAAGTGGTAACTAAAGTGCGGGCCGTGGATGTAACTGGGCATATTAATGAATATACTGCAGAAGAATTAGCCTTTGATTATCGTCATAGTCGTTTTCACGAAAGTCATGAAATTATTGGTGAAGTGGATATCACCTTGAAAACAGGAGATAAAGATGCCATTCTTGAAATGATGGAAGATTTGACACAACGCCGTGAGAGTAAACAACCATTAGAATATGCTAGTGCAGGTTCAACGTTTAAGCGACCACCTGGGTATTTTGCAGGCACTTTGATTGAACAAACAGGTCTAAAGGGATTGGCTGTCGGTGATGCTGAAGTGTCTCAGAAACATGCCGGTTTTGTGATTAATAAAGGCTGTGCATCGGCCAAAGATGTGCTAAATTTAATACATAGTGTGCAAGCGCGTGTAGCAGAAGCTCATGGTGTTAATTTAGAAACAGAAGTGCGCATTATTGGGGAAGAATAA
- the rplM gene encoding 50S ribosomal protein L13 — protein MKTTYMANPNTIERKWYVVDAEGKTLGRLAAEVAKVLRGKNKPTFTPHVDTGDHVIVINAEKVRFTGKKLTQKTYFRHSGYPGGSRFVTLGNMLEKHPERVVEMAVRGMLPKNKLGAQIYRKLNVYAGPEHPHAAQKPEVLEFDIR, from the coding sequence ATGAAAACTACATATATGGCCAATCCGAACACTATTGAACGGAAATGGTATGTTGTTGACGCTGAAGGTAAAACTTTAGGACGCCTTGCTGCCGAAGTAGCTAAAGTTCTTCGGGGCAAAAATAAACCGACTTTCACACCACACGTTGACACTGGTGACCATGTTATCGTAATCAACGCTGAGAAAGTTCGTTTCACAGGTAAAAAATTAACTCAGAAAACATATTTCCGCCATTCTGGTTACCCAGGTGGTTCCCGTTTCGTTACTCTTGGTAACATGTTGGAAAAACATCCAGAACGCGTTGTGGAAATGGCAGTTCGTGGGATGCTTCCTAAGAACAAGCTAGGCGCTCAAATTTATCGCAAATTGAACGTATATGCTGGTCCTGAACATCCACATGCAGCTCAGAAACCTGAAGTTTTGGAATTTGATATTCGGTAA
- the rpsI gene encoding 30S ribosomal protein S9 produces the protein MAVAQYYGTGRRKSSVARVRLVPGTGKIVINKRDLSDYFGRKTLELIVKQPLNLTGTVEQYDVIADVAGGGPSGQAGAIRHGISRALLGVDSELRQSLKKAGFLTRDPRMKERKKYGLKKARKASQFSKR, from the coding sequence ATGGCAGTAGCTCAGTACTACGGTACAGGTCGTAGAAAATCTTCCGTTGCCAGAGTTCGTCTGGTACCGGGCACAGGTAAAATTGTAATCAATAAACGTGATCTTAGCGATTACTTTGGTCGTAAGACTTTAGAATTAATCGTAAAACAACCGCTTAACCTTACTGGTACGGTTGAACAATATGATGTTATCGCTGACGTTGCTGGTGGTGGCCCATCTGGTCAAGCTGGCGCAATCCGTCACGGTATCTCTCGTGCTTTATTAGGCGTTGACAGTGAACTTCGTCAATCTCTTAAAAAAGCTGGTTTCTTGACTCGTGACCCACGTATGAAAGAACGTAAAAAATACGGTCTTAAAAAAGCTCGTAAAGCATCTCAGTTCTCGAAACGTTAA
- a CDS encoding TM2 domain-containing protein, which produces MKTNELLALQELTQAQREYVLLKVTNQKDTGMAYLWWFIFGVHYFYLKKPIINLLYWITASGFGIWAVIDLFRIPGMVRRYNEQLLKEAILEAKNLYPNQSL; this is translated from the coding sequence ATGAAAACCAATGAATTATTAGCTTTACAAGAATTAACACAGGCACAGCGTGAATATGTATTACTTAAAGTTACTAATCAAAAAGATACAGGAATGGCATATTTGTGGTGGTTTATTTTTGGTGTACATTATTTTTATCTTAAAAAGCCAATTATTAATTTATTATATTGGATAACGGCAAGTGGTTTTGGGATTTGGGCGGTAATTGATTTATTTCGAATTCCAGGGATGGTTCGTCGTTATAATGAACAACTACTGAAAGAAGCGATTCTTGAAGCTAAAAATTTGTATCCGAATCAATCTTTGTAA
- a CDS encoding tyrosine-protein phosphatase: MIDIHTHILYDIEGDDGSRSQEMTLEMLKLAVNSGTTAMIATPHINRQGIIPSWQSILDRVEQVNQLASVNELPIKIYSGGEVQLDYDAMAKLTGKNREYCLADSRYILIELTENSEAKAVEQMLFELMLRGYMPILAHPERYTRIMHHPEIVLEWMHKGIATQCNTGSFHGYFGEKVQARVERLYRHRMITFLGTDAHREQIRTPDSTPAKQAICQLSNGEIFWNNCQSNAQFILEDRVLYPDVPASYETKKRGFFSRLFG, encoded by the coding sequence ATGATTGATATTCATACGCATATACTCTATGACATTGAAGGTGATGATGGATCAAGAAGCCAAGAGATGACATTAGAGATGCTAAAGCTGGCGGTAAATTCGGGGACTACTGCTATGATTGCAACCCCACATATTAATCGTCAGGGAATTATACCTAGTTGGCAATCTATTTTAGATAGAGTAGAACAGGTTAATCAGTTAGCTTCTGTAAATGAATTACCTATTAAGATTTATTCAGGAGGGGAAGTTCAATTAGATTATGATGCCATGGCAAAATTAACGGGCAAAAATAGAGAATACTGTTTGGCAGATAGTCGATATATTTTAATTGAGTTAACTGAAAATAGCGAAGCTAAAGCGGTAGAACAAATGCTTTTTGAATTAATGCTTCGTGGTTATATGCCTATTTTAGCTCATCCTGAAAGATATACACGTATTATGCATCACCCGGAGATTGTATTGGAATGGATGCATAAGGGGATTGCTACGCAGTGTAATACTGGTAGTTTTCATGGATATTTTGGTGAAAAGGTACAAGCGCGAGTTGAGCGATTATATAGACATCGGATGATTACATTTTTGGGAACTGACGCTCATAGAGAACAGATTAGAACACCAGATTCAACACCGGCTAAGCAGGCCATTTGTCAGTTGTCTAATGGTGAAATTTTTTGGAACAATTGTCAATCGAATGCACAGTTTATTTTAGAGGATAGAGTTTTATATCCTGATGTTCCTGCATCTTATGAAACAAAAAAACGAGGATTCTTTAGTCGTTTATTTGGTTAA
- a CDS encoding polysaccharide biosynthesis/export family protein produces the protein MKRKIALLTLVASTFLGANVLAADYTLRSGDELNIVVAQDPAISSTQNVNTTSYHVRPDGKVSVPYVGEVDASGMTVSEFTTILTQRLSKYYVNPDVSVNVTKLGTVRVYVFGEINKPGAFELTKGHTVMDAIGAANGFNWDTGKKKIYLIRQDNKNQIIPINLNKMLETGDLTENYEMQEGDILYLTKNGRISFSRDIAPLFSAAYTISEINKD, from the coding sequence ATGAAAAGAAAAATAGCATTACTTACATTGGTTGCTTCTACATTTTTAGGGGCTAATGTTCTCGCAGCAGATTATACACTACGGTCGGGTGATGAACTTAATATTGTGGTGGCTCAGGATCCTGCCATTAGCAGTACCCAAAATGTAAATACCACATCCTATCATGTGCGTCCTGATGGTAAAGTGTCAGTTCCATATGTTGGTGAAGTTGATGCATCAGGCATGACTGTTAGTGAATTTACTACGATTCTTACACAACGTTTATCCAAGTATTATGTGAATCCAGATGTATCGGTGAATGTGACTAAATTAGGTACAGTGAGAGTGTATGTATTTGGTGAAATTAATAAACCAGGGGCCTTTGAGTTGACTAAAGGGCACACTGTGATGGATGCAATAGGGGCTGCTAATGGTTTTAACTGGGACACAGGCAAAAAGAAAATTTACTTAATTCGCCAAGATAATAAAAATCAAATTATTCCTATTAATTTGAATAAAATGTTAGAGACTGGTGATTTAACAGAAAATTATGAAATGCAAGAAGGGGATATTCTTTACTTAACTAAAAATGGTCGTATTAGCTTCTCTAGAGATATTGCGCCATTATTTAGTGCTGCATATACTATTTCTGAGATTAATAAAGATTAA